CCACGGCCTCTACAAAGTGAAACACTGTTCTATTAACTTAGAGTAATTTGCGGTGCTAGCTGCGACAACACGCAATCATCCGAGTCCATAATGTTTCAATTCGTCATCAATCGCTGAGCGTTCGGGATCGTCGAAGGGCCCACAAGCCGATTGGCCCCAAGATTTGGGGCACACTGCCCTGTCCGACTCCTGGCAAAGACGCAGTTCAACGCTCTGCGCTCCGGTACTCGGCCGTGGAGCGGCCTCGGCCGGATTTGAACTCCGCTTCCAATTGTGAGATTAGTTTGGGGTGTCCATGTGATTTATTGTTACGGCGATTCTTTCGCTGTTCGGAGCGCTGGCGAGTCATGTGCCGTTATTTGAGCGCAGCGTTACACGCGAACAATGAATGTCGGCCCTGATTACACAGGGGCTGCCACGGCATCGACAAAATTGAATCGTGGTTCTACCCCTGTCGTGCGTATTATCTCGCACGCATTAGTAAACCTTGTCAGAGCATCCCGATCGGGGTCGTCGGCCCGAGCTGGAGGTGGCATTGTCAACGCGTCGCCTTCACACTCGCCGCTGCCACACGATGCACCACGTGAATGCTCCCAAATCGACCAGGCCCAATCCGCTCCGTTGACAAAGATGACCAGCAGTCAGCTGAAACGGCGAGCCAAGATCATCGATGCGGTAATAGCCCTGATCGCCGATGGCGGTGCCGAGGCGGTGCAGATGCGCGACGTGGCTCAGCGATCGGGAGTGGCACTGGCCACGGTCTATAAGTACTTCAGTTCCAAAGAGGACCTGTTGGCGGCGGCCCTGGACAGCTGGCACCAGCGGGCGATCCGGCCCATCCTCCACGCCGATGAGCCGCCCGATCAGGACCGGTTGTCCGGCATTCTGGACTACTTGCGGCGTTCACAGCGCGCCTTTCGGGTCGACCCCGAGATGAGCGCGTTGACGGTGCAACTGGCGGTATCCACCGAGCCGGGGGCGGAAGTGGCGATCGACCATATAATAGGAACGAACGCCGAGATTATCGATCGTCTCGCCGATGTTGTTGCGCCGGAAGATCTTCGGCATGTGGCTTTCGGTCTCAGCGCTGTGTTGACTGGTTCGCTGATCGGGTTGCTCACCCGCAGACTGACTTTGGAGGAATCGCTCGGCCATGTCGAGTGGGTAGCGCGTGTCCTGCTTGGCGACATCCAGCCGCGCACAAAGTAGTTTGACGTTGCCTAACCCGAGCCTCGTCAGACGTCGGTGGTGACGTATCTCGTCTTGACCGGAGGCGCGGCGAGCAGCAGAGGGAGCTCCGTCAGTCGACCTTCGCCGGCACGAAATTTTCGGTAGGCCTCGTCGTGCTCGACCGTCTCCCAGAGTTCGTTGATAATCCAGTGCGCTTCGTCGTCCTGGTCGACGAGCACGTCGGTACCGAGGTTGCCGGCGAACGCCCGGGTATCTTGGAGCGCCCTGCGCATGATGTCGCGCGCCGCAGGGACCGCTTCGGGCTTGAGCCTGAGTTCAAGTAGCACCGTGACCGGCATCGTCGTCTCCTCTGATCGGGTTCCAGAGCCCCGCATGCGGCGGTGATCTCAAGTGGCTGCCACACGATAACCACGCCGTCAACGCACCACGGTGCTGACCCCACCGCGCGGGGCGGTCGTGCTACGGCCGTGCACTGAAATCGGCTGCAATGGTGTCTTTCGGCTGAACCCGTCGGGACCAGACGAAGACGACGGTCAGGCGGTGTCAAGCCCGCGGAAGTCATCGAGGTTGCGCGTGTAGGGCGGGAGATCGGCGGTGGCGGCGAACAGCGAATCGACGGCTCGGGCCCATGTGTGCTTTGCTCCCCCATCGCGACGATGTAGAACCGGCAGTGGGTCGCTTCGCGTCCGACCCGTTAAGCCCCAACCACGGGAGCGCAACTACCGAGGCGTTTCTCGAATAACGCCATCGCCAGTTGCACTTTGGCGGTACGTCTAAAGGCTCATGCGCCTGGAAGCGTACGCAGGACCGCTGGCGATGGAGTCCGTCAGAATCGTGACATCGATGACAGTCCCGTCCCGCTTATAGCGGTAGCCGTAGCCATCACTTGTTTCGACTTCGTCGAGTCCGCAGCCTTGCATTCGGTACCCCTCTCCGGCGTGGTGCGCAGCAACATGTCCCAGGCCTGCAAATCACCGCGCGTGATTATCCGACGATCGTCCTTGACTCGACGAATCCAATTCCGTGAGATGCCTTTCCAGTTCGCTTCGGTCAACCGCAGGTGCTATTCCAAGTCGTGTGTGAACTCGACTGAGCGCCTGTTGCACCTCTCGCTGCAAGACATCACTGAATCGATCTTCGGCACGTTGATGATGCATGCGATCGTCTTGACCGCTATCTAGTCATACGATCTGTATCCCAGTTCAGTATGCTAATCAGGCATACTGATGCTATCCTGGACACATGGCTGAGGTGACGACGATCAAGGTGTCCAAAGTACTGCGGAACAGGATCGCGGCTGAAGCCGCCGACGAGGGGCTCACCGCTCAAGCATTTCTCC
The nucleotide sequence above comes from Mycobacterium malmoense. Encoded proteins:
- a CDS encoding TetR/AcrR family transcriptional regulator, translating into MTSSQLKRRAKIIDAVIALIADGGAEAVQMRDVAQRSGVALATVYKYFSSKEDLLAAALDSWHQRAIRPILHADEPPDQDRLSGILDYLRRSQRAFRVDPEMSALTVQLAVSTEPGAEVAIDHIIGTNAEIIDRLADVVAPEDLRHVAFGLSAVLTGSLIGLLTRRLTLEESLGHVEWVARVLLGDIQPRTK
- a CDS encoding putative quinol monooxygenase, encoding MPVTVLLELRLKPEAVPAARDIMRRALQDTRAFAGNLGTDVLVDQDDEAHWIINELWETVEHDEAYRKFRAGEGRLTELPLLLAAPPVKTRYVTTDV